Proteins from one Oryzomonas sagensis genomic window:
- a CDS encoding RelA/SpoT family protein — translation MIRLNDILDTVTAYNPTADLNIIRKAYVYCAKVHQGQTRLSGEPYIIHPMEVAGLLAELRLDVPSIVTGFLHDTIEDTLTTYEELVEMFGEEVARLVDGVTKISKIHFKTKQESQAENFRKMLLAMANDIRVILVKLADRLHNMRTLEFQPETKQRTIAQETMDIYAPIANRLGISWVKVELEDLAFRYLNPDLYFDLARKVSMKKKEREAYVEEAKSIISDKLAFQGIPGEVSGRSKHLYSIYRKMEKRNVEFEEIYDLLAIRILVEDVRECYEVLGLIHSAWKPIPGRFKDYIAMPKGNMYQSLHTTVIGPHGDRMEVQIRTHEMHRVADAGIAAHWKYKEGKGYDEKEVKRFAWLRQLLEWQQELQDSKEFMDSVKVDLFPEEVYVFTPKGDVKGFPKGSTPIDFAYSVHSDVGHRCVGAKVNGKLVPLKYELKNGDIVEVITSPHHTPSKDWLKIVHSSRARNRIRAWIKIEERKRSIVLGREICEKDFRKYSINLQKIQKAGDFKRIAGEFGFAGDDDLLAAVGYGKISSGQIIGKLVPAEKLQERTERKESRLSAVINKLKGKSSSAVEISGVDDVLVRFAKCCNPVSGDEIIGFITRGKGVTIHTADCKFALESDPARQIDVAWNKIKTTSLPVKIKVICHDVKGILANITMAITNSEANIASAHIQSTIDQRGENTFEVNVSDLAHLRKVMNAIMKIKGVIKVERLKQ, via the coding sequence ATGATCAGACTCAACGACATTCTCGACACGGTAACGGCGTACAACCCGACGGCTGATCTCAATATCATCCGCAAGGCTTATGTGTACTGCGCCAAGGTACACCAGGGCCAGACGCGCCTGTCCGGGGAGCCCTACATCATCCATCCCATGGAGGTGGCAGGCCTGCTGGCCGAGTTGCGCCTGGACGTCCCCAGCATCGTCACCGGTTTTCTCCACGATACCATCGAAGACACCCTGACGACCTACGAAGAGTTGGTGGAGATGTTCGGGGAAGAGGTGGCCAGGCTGGTGGATGGGGTCACCAAGATCAGCAAGATTCACTTCAAGACCAAGCAGGAGAGCCAGGCCGAGAATTTTCGCAAGATGCTCCTGGCCATGGCTAACGATATCCGCGTCATCCTGGTCAAGCTGGCCGACCGCCTGCACAATATGCGCACGCTGGAGTTCCAGCCCGAAACCAAGCAGCGCACCATCGCCCAGGAGACGATGGATATCTACGCCCCCATCGCCAATCGCCTGGGCATATCCTGGGTCAAGGTGGAGTTGGAGGACTTGGCGTTCCGCTATCTTAACCCGGATCTTTACTTCGACCTGGCCCGCAAGGTGTCCATGAAGAAGAAGGAACGGGAGGCGTACGTCGAAGAGGCAAAATCGATCATCTCCGACAAGCTGGCCTTCCAGGGGATCCCCGGCGAGGTTTCCGGCCGCAGCAAACACCTCTATTCCATCTATCGCAAGATGGAGAAGCGCAACGTTGAATTCGAGGAGATCTACGACCTCCTGGCCATCCGCATTTTGGTGGAGGACGTGCGGGAGTGCTATGAGGTGCTTGGTTTGATCCATTCGGCCTGGAAGCCGATTCCGGGGCGTTTCAAGGACTACATCGCCATGCCCAAGGGGAACATGTACCAGTCGTTGCACACGACGGTCATCGGCCCCCACGGCGACAGGATGGAAGTGCAGATCCGCACCCACGAGATGCACCGCGTGGCCGATGCCGGCATTGCCGCCCACTGGAAGTACAAAGAGGGCAAGGGGTACGACGAGAAGGAGGTCAAGCGTTTTGCCTGGCTGCGGCAATTGCTGGAGTGGCAGCAGGAGCTCCAGGATTCCAAGGAGTTCATGGATTCGGTCAAGGTGGATCTCTTCCCCGAGGAGGTCTACGTCTTTACCCCCAAGGGGGATGTGAAGGGCTTTCCCAAGGGGTCCACGCCGATCGATTTTGCCTACAGCGTGCATAGCGACGTGGGGCATCGCTGTGTGGGGGCCAAGGTCAACGGCAAGCTGGTGCCGCTCAAGTACGAATTGAAGAACGGCGATATCGTCGAGGTCATTACCTCGCCCCACCATACCCCCAGCAAGGACTGGCTCAAAATCGTCCATAGTTCCCGGGCCCGCAACCGGATACGCGCCTGGATCAAGATCGAGGAGCGCAAGCGGAGCATCGTTCTGGGGCGCGAGATTTGTGAAAAGGACTTCCGCAAATACTCCATAAACCTGCAAAAAATCCAGAAGGCCGGGGACTTTAAAAGGATTGCCGGTGAGTTCGGTTTTGCCGGAGACGACGACCTGTTGGCGGCGGTGGGCTACGGCAAGATCTCCAGCGGCCAGATCATCGGGAAGCTCGTGCCCGCGGAAAAGTTGCAGGAACGGACCGAACGCAAGGAGTCGCGGCTCTCGGCGGTCATCAACAAGCTCAAGGGCAAGTCTTCCAGTGCGGTGGAGATCAGCGGCGTCGACGATGTGCTGGTCCGCTTCGCCAAGTGCTGCAATCCGGTGTCGGGAGACGAGATCATCGGCTTTATCACCCGCGGCAAGGGGGTCACGATCCACACCGCGGACTGCAAGTTCGCCCTGGAGAGCGATCCCGCACGACAGATCGATGTGGCCTGGAACAAGATCAAAACCACCTCCCTTCCGGTCAAGATCAAGGTCATCTGTCACGACGTCAAGGGTATTCTGGCAAACATCACCATGGCCATTACCAACAGCGAGGCCAATATCGCCAGCGCCCATATTCAGAGCACCATTGACCAGCGTGGCGAAAATACCTTCGAGGTGAATGTCAGCGACCTGGCGCACCTGCGGAAGGTGATGAACGCCATTATGAAGATCAAGGGTGTCATCAAAGTGGAGAGGCTAAAACAATGA
- a CDS encoding Rid family detoxifying hydrolase, with protein MTCETIATDKAPAAIGPYAQAIRANGLLFCSGQIALDPATGELATGGVAAETERVMANIAAVLAAAGVGLSQVVKTTIFLADMGDFAVVNEIYGRCFGNHKPARSTVAVKSLPRGALVEIEIVALA; from the coding sequence ATGACGTGTGAAACAATTGCGACAGACAAGGCCCCTGCTGCCATCGGGCCGTATGCGCAGGCCATCAGGGCCAATGGGCTGCTCTTCTGCTCCGGGCAGATAGCGCTTGACCCGGCAACGGGCGAGTTGGCGACAGGGGGCGTTGCTGCGGAGACCGAACGGGTGATGGCGAATATTGCCGCCGTACTGGCCGCTGCCGGCGTGGGGTTGTCGCAGGTGGTCAAGACCACCATTTTCCTTGCCGATATGGGGGATTTTGCTGTAGTGAACGAAATCTACGGGCGCTGTTTCGGCAATCACAAGCCGGCCCGTTCAACCGTGGCGGTCAAGAGCCTGCCCCGCGGTGCACTGGTTGAAATCGAGATCGTTGCCCTGGCGTGA
- the rpmB gene encoding 50S ribosomal protein L28, producing MSRKCEICGKGPSFGNNVSHANNKTRTVWHPNIQKVKTVKNGTVATIKVCTRCIRSGLITKAL from the coding sequence ATGTCAAGAAAATGTGAAATCTGCGGAAAAGGCCCCAGCTTCGGCAATAACGTGAGCCACGCCAACAACAAGACCCGTACCGTCTGGCATCCGAACATCCAGAAGGTCAAAACCGTTAAAAACGGCACGGTTGCAACCATCAAGGTCTGCACCCGCTGCATCCGTTCCGGTCTGATCACCAAAGCGCTCTAA